In Salvelinus alpinus chromosome 20, SLU_Salpinus.1, whole genome shotgun sequence, a genomic segment contains:
- the ankrd10b gene encoding ankyrin repeat domain-containing protein 10b isoform X1 codes for MSVGIESGFSSEEVLNVRFPLHRACRDGDVGALCSLLQCTSNPADLAVEDSFYGWTPIHWAAHFGKLECVTRLVQVGCGVNSVTTRFAQTPTHIAAFGGHPECLLWLLQAGADINRQDYVGETPIHKAARAGSLDCVNALLIQGAKADMRNASGLSAADLAHAQGFRECAEILSNAQNLQRYQNLTQLNGFGLNGAIQNGGHSHPLIQGRSLLNGAPNRKRSFDNMEDNQIKKARTEGLCLPLGMLNGNGLVCGVGEVLMESMHQESMESAAPPAVSSGDPLEAGLGCEGTPLNRHCPPTHLNGCDSTIAPADIVPHHVYRDAEEHMVATGNAGSQVEHQTSVKAEQQYNHQQYNHALFSTMLLYHGS; via the exons ATGTCGGTGGGCATCGAGTCGGGATTCTCAAGTGAGGAGGTTCTGAACGTTCGCTTCCCACTCCACCGGGCGTGCAGGGATGGAGATGTCGGTGCGTTGTGCTCGCTTCTTCAGTGTACCTCAAACCCGGCGGACCTAGCAGTGGAGGACTCTTTCTACGGCTGGACACCAATACATTGGGCTGCTCATTTCGGAAag TTGGAGTGTGTGACGCGTCTGGTGCAGGTGGGCTGTGGGGTCAACTCGGTGACCACGAGGTTTGCTCAGACGCCCACTCACATCGCTGCATTTGGGGGCCACCCAGAGTGCCTGCTGTGGCTGCTGCAAGCTGGTGCTGACATCAACAGACAG gactaTGTTGGTGAGACTCCTATCCATAAGGCTGCCCGTGCAGGCAGTCTGGACTGTGTCAACGCTCTCCTGATTCAGGGGGCGAAAGCTGA TATGAGGAACGCTAGTGGGCTGTCCGCTGCTGACCTGGCCCATGCCCAGGGGTTTCGCGAGTGTGCAGAGATACTATCCAATGCCCAGAACCTGCAGCGGTACCAGAACCTGACCCAGCTTAATGGCTTTGGTCTGAATGGTGCCATCCAGAACGGAGGCCACTCCCACCCTCTCATTCAAGGGCGGAGCCTCCTTAACGGGGCACCAAATAGAAAGAGGTCGTTTGATAACATGGAAGATAATCAAATCAAGAAGGCCAGAACTGAAG GTCTGTGCCTGCCGCTGGGGATGCTGAACGGGAATGGGTTGGTCTGCGGTGTCGGAGAGGTACTGATGGAGAGCATGCACCAGGAGAGTATGGAGTCAGCAGCGCCGCCGGCAGTGAGCTCAG GTGACCCTCTAGAAGCAGGTTTAGGGTGTGAGGGGACCCCCTTAAACAGGCACTGCCCCCCAACACACCTGAATGGGTGTGACTCTACCATCGCCCCTGCCGACATCGTCCCCCACCACGTCTACAGGGATGCAGAAGAGCACATGGTTGCCACTGGTAACGCGGGCAGCCAGGTGGAACACCAGACATCGGTGAAGGCAGAGCAGCAGTACAACCATCAGCAGTATAACCATGCCCTGTTCAGCACCATGCTCCTCTACCACGGCTCCTAA
- the ankrd10b gene encoding ankyrin repeat domain-containing protein 10b isoform X3: MSVGIESGFSSEEVLNVRFPLHRACRDGDVGALCSLLQCTSNPADLAVEDSFYGWTPIHWAAHFGKLECVTRLVQVGCGVNSVTTRFAQTPTHIAAFGGHPECLLWLLQAGADINRQDYVGETPIHKAARAGSLDCVNALLIQGAKADMRNASGLSAADLAHAQGFRECAEILSNAQNLQRYQNLTQLNGFGLNGAIQNGGHSHPLIQGRSLLNGAPNRKRSFDNMEDNQIKKARTEGDPLEAGLGCEGTPLNRHCPPTHLNGCDSTIAPADIVPHHVYRDAEEHMVATGNAGSQVEHQTSVKAEQQYNHQQYNHALFSTMLLYHGS; this comes from the exons ATGTCGGTGGGCATCGAGTCGGGATTCTCAAGTGAGGAGGTTCTGAACGTTCGCTTCCCACTCCACCGGGCGTGCAGGGATGGAGATGTCGGTGCGTTGTGCTCGCTTCTTCAGTGTACCTCAAACCCGGCGGACCTAGCAGTGGAGGACTCTTTCTACGGCTGGACACCAATACATTGGGCTGCTCATTTCGGAAag TTGGAGTGTGTGACGCGTCTGGTGCAGGTGGGCTGTGGGGTCAACTCGGTGACCACGAGGTTTGCTCAGACGCCCACTCACATCGCTGCATTTGGGGGCCACCCAGAGTGCCTGCTGTGGCTGCTGCAAGCTGGTGCTGACATCAACAGACAG gactaTGTTGGTGAGACTCCTATCCATAAGGCTGCCCGTGCAGGCAGTCTGGACTGTGTCAACGCTCTCCTGATTCAGGGGGCGAAAGCTGA TATGAGGAACGCTAGTGGGCTGTCCGCTGCTGACCTGGCCCATGCCCAGGGGTTTCGCGAGTGTGCAGAGATACTATCCAATGCCCAGAACCTGCAGCGGTACCAGAACCTGACCCAGCTTAATGGCTTTGGTCTGAATGGTGCCATCCAGAACGGAGGCCACTCCCACCCTCTCATTCAAGGGCGGAGCCTCCTTAACGGGGCACCAAATAGAAAGAGGTCGTTTGATAACATGGAAGATAATCAAATCAAGAAGGCCAGAACTGAAG GTGACCCTCTAGAAGCAGGTTTAGGGTGTGAGGGGACCCCCTTAAACAGGCACTGCCCCCCAACACACCTGAATGGGTGTGACTCTACCATCGCCCCTGCCGACATCGTCCCCCACCACGTCTACAGGGATGCAGAAGAGCACATGGTTGCCACTGGTAACGCGGGCAGCCAGGTGGAACACCAGACATCGGTGAAGGCAGAGCAGCAGTACAACCATCAGCAGTATAACCATGCCCTGTTCAGCACCATGCTCCTCTACCACGGCTCCTAA
- the ankrd10b gene encoding ankyrin repeat domain-containing protein 10b isoform X2, protein MSVGIESGFSSEEVLNVRFPLHRACRDGDVGALCSLLQCTSNPADLAVEDSFYGWTPIHWAAHFGKLECVTRLVQVGCGVNSVTTRFAQTPTHIAAFGGHPECLLWLLQAGADINRQDYVGETPIHKAARAGSLDCVNALLIQGAKADMRNASGLSAADLAHAQGFRECAEILSNAQNLQRYQNLTQLNGFGLNGAIQNGGHSHPLIQGRSLLNGAPNRKRSFDNMEDNQIKKARTEGLCLPLGMLNGNGLVCGVGEVLMESMHQESMESAAPPAVSSGGPGPFAFGMNGSAPVPGLVSQGGVEVSTPAAKEQEIFTVASMQIPCRCTNSYAYL, encoded by the exons ATGTCGGTGGGCATCGAGTCGGGATTCTCAAGTGAGGAGGTTCTGAACGTTCGCTTCCCACTCCACCGGGCGTGCAGGGATGGAGATGTCGGTGCGTTGTGCTCGCTTCTTCAGTGTACCTCAAACCCGGCGGACCTAGCAGTGGAGGACTCTTTCTACGGCTGGACACCAATACATTGGGCTGCTCATTTCGGAAag TTGGAGTGTGTGACGCGTCTGGTGCAGGTGGGCTGTGGGGTCAACTCGGTGACCACGAGGTTTGCTCAGACGCCCACTCACATCGCTGCATTTGGGGGCCACCCAGAGTGCCTGCTGTGGCTGCTGCAAGCTGGTGCTGACATCAACAGACAG gactaTGTTGGTGAGACTCCTATCCATAAGGCTGCCCGTGCAGGCAGTCTGGACTGTGTCAACGCTCTCCTGATTCAGGGGGCGAAAGCTGA TATGAGGAACGCTAGTGGGCTGTCCGCTGCTGACCTGGCCCATGCCCAGGGGTTTCGCGAGTGTGCAGAGATACTATCCAATGCCCAGAACCTGCAGCGGTACCAGAACCTGACCCAGCTTAATGGCTTTGGTCTGAATGGTGCCATCCAGAACGGAGGCCACTCCCACCCTCTCATTCAAGGGCGGAGCCTCCTTAACGGGGCACCAAATAGAAAGAGGTCGTTTGATAACATGGAAGATAATCAAATCAAGAAGGCCAGAACTGAAG GTCTGTGCCTGCCGCTGGGGATGCTGAACGGGAATGGGTTGGTCTGCGGTGTCGGAGAGGTACTGATGGAGAGCATGCACCAGGAGAGTATGGAGTCAGCAGCGCCGCCGGCAGTGAGCTCAGGTGGGCCAGGACCCTTTGCGTTTGGGATGAATGGGTCTGCGCCGGTGCCAGGCCTGGTGAGCCAGGGGGGAGTGGAGGTGTCTACCCCAGCCGCTAAGGAGCAAGAGATCTTCACTGTGGCCTCCATGCAGATCCCCTGTCGCTGCACTAACTCCTACGCCTACCTGTAG
- the LOC139546423 gene encoding ubiquitin-conjugating enzyme E2 A-like — translation MSTPARRRLMRDFKRLQEDPPAGVSGAPSENNIMVWNAVIFGPEGTPFEDGTFKLTVEFTEEYPNKPPTVRFVSKMFHPNVYADGSICLDILQNRWSPTYDVSSILTSIQSLLDEPNPNSPANSQAAQLYQENKREYEKRVSAIVEQSWRDS, via the exons ATGTCTACTCCTGCAAGAAGACGACTGATGAGAGATTTTAAGCG GCTACAAGAAGACCCTCCGGCTGGCGTCAGTGGTGCCCCTTCCGAAAACAACATCATGGTGTGGAATGCAGTCATATTCGG CCCAGAAGGGACACCTTTTGAGGATG GCACATTTAAGCTCACTGTTGAGTTCACAGAAGAATACCCCAACAAACCCCCCACAGTGCGATTTGTGTCAAAGATGTTTCATCCAAATG TGTATGCAGATGGGAGTATATGTCTGGACATTCTACAGAATCGATGGAGTCCAACCTATGACGTATCATCCATTCTTACCTCTATCCAG TCCCTGCTAGACGAACCAAATCCCAACAGTCCGGCCAACAGTCAGGCGGCCCAGCTTTACCAGGAAAACAAGAGGGAGTACGAGAAGCGTGTGTCGGCCATTGTAGAACAAAGCTGGAGGGACAGTTGA